Proteins from one Elgaria multicarinata webbii isolate HBS135686 ecotype San Diego chromosome 3, rElgMul1.1.pri, whole genome shotgun sequence genomic window:
- the LOC134394248 gene encoding RNA-binding protein 3-like isoform X2 gives MSSEEGKLFVGGLNFDTDEQGLEQHFSSFGPISEVVVIKDKETQRSRGFGFITFANPEHASDAMRAMNGESVDGRQIRVDHAGKSSRGSRGGYFGGRGRGRGYSRGGGDRSYGGRYDNRSGGYSGSRDYSSQGGYNDRYSSGGSYRDNYDN, from the exons ATGTCTTCTGAAGAAGGAAAACTGTTTGTTGGGGGGCTAAACTTTGATACTGATGAGCAAGGCTTGGAGCAGCATTTCAGTTCTTTTGGTCCTATTTCTGAAG TTGTAGTGATCAAAGACAAAGAGACGCAGAGATCAAGAGGCTTTGGCTTTATCACCTTTGCCAATCCGGAACATGCATCAGATGCCATGAGAGCCATGAATGGGGAG TCTGTAGATGGGCGCCAAATCAGAGTTGACCATGCAGGGAAATCTTCCCGTGGATCCAGAGGAGGCTACTTCGGAGGCAGGGGGCGAGGCCGTGGCTATTCCCGAG GTGGTGGAGACAGAAGCTATGGGGGACGCTATGACAACCGAAGTGGAGGCTACAGTGGTTCTCGGGACTACAGCAG TCAGGGAGGCTATAATGACCGCTACTCTTCAGGAGGCTCTTACAGAGACAACTATGACAACTGA
- the LOC134394248 gene encoding RNA-binding protein 3-like isoform X1: MSSEEGKLFVGGLNFDTDEQGLEQHFSSFGPISEVVVIKDKETQRSRGFGFITFANPEHASDAMRAMNGESVDGRQIRVDHAGKSSRGSRGGYFGGRGRGRGYSRGGGDRSYGGRYDNRSGGYSGSRDYSRSQGGYNDRYSSGGSYRDNYDN, translated from the exons ATGTCTTCTGAAGAAGGAAAACTGTTTGTTGGGGGGCTAAACTTTGATACTGATGAGCAAGGCTTGGAGCAGCATTTCAGTTCTTTTGGTCCTATTTCTGAAG TTGTAGTGATCAAAGACAAAGAGACGCAGAGATCAAGAGGCTTTGGCTTTATCACCTTTGCCAATCCGGAACATGCATCAGATGCCATGAGAGCCATGAATGGGGAG TCTGTAGATGGGCGCCAAATCAGAGTTGACCATGCAGGGAAATCTTCCCGTGGATCCAGAGGAGGCTACTTCGGAGGCAGGGGGCGAGGCCGTGGCTATTCCCGAG GTGGTGGAGACAGAAGCTATGGGGGACGCTATGACAACCGAAGTGGAGGCTACAGTGGTTCTCGGGACTACAGCAG AAGTCAGGGAGGCTATAATGACCGCTACTCTTCAGGAGGCTCTTACAGAGACAACTATGACAACTGA